The following are from one region of the Bradyrhizobium sediminis genome:
- a CDS encoding efflux transporter outer membrane subunit, with amino-acid sequence MGGLAAIFGLDRAAKWLAALCMVVSSAGCILTRDLADPALDIPQGYKAARSADPDAPPTLDWWRGFRSPELTALMEEAQTVNLDIAAATARFIQADAQARIAGAPLLPSLSGTGQQTYARSSGSSASGLTNGGRETTNYQASLSASYEFDFWGKNRDAAQAAEETAIASRFDRDVVALTALVSVANAYFQVLSAQDRLRTAERNIASASRILDAIKQRLQAGTGTDLDVAQQESVLASQRAAVPPLRQTLALNINALATLVARPPESVRVTGGSLNRIASPRVTPGLPSELLTQRPDIRRQEAQLASATANVGNARAQFFPSIKLTGAGGYQSSSLVSLFQPHAAFFNVVGSLTQPIFDGGQILGNFELTKARQDELLQAYRKTVVSAFADVDNALVSIRQTTEKLRLQREVLAASRRAFQLSEQQLRAGTADIVTVLNTQLTFFQAEDSLSQAQLARMLAIVSLYQALGGGWEPRMERPVDAL; translated from the coding sequence ATGGGCGGCCTTGCCGCAATTTTTGGCCTCGACCGGGCGGCGAAATGGCTTGCCGCGCTGTGCATGGTGGTCAGTTCAGCCGGCTGCATTCTCACCAGGGACCTGGCCGATCCGGCGCTGGATATCCCGCAAGGCTACAAAGCCGCGCGATCGGCCGATCCGGACGCGCCGCCGACACTGGACTGGTGGCGCGGCTTCCGCTCGCCGGAACTGACCGCGCTGATGGAGGAAGCCCAGACCGTCAATCTGGACATCGCGGCGGCGACCGCGCGCTTCATCCAGGCGGACGCGCAGGCGCGCATTGCCGGCGCGCCGCTGCTGCCGAGCCTCAGCGGAACCGGTCAGCAGACCTATGCCCGCAGCTCCGGCTCGAGCGCCAGCGGCCTGACCAATGGCGGGCGAGAGACCACCAATTACCAGGCCTCGCTCAGCGCCAGTTATGAGTTCGATTTCTGGGGCAAGAACCGCGACGCCGCGCAGGCGGCGGAAGAAACCGCGATCGCCAGTCGCTTCGATCGCGACGTGGTGGCGTTGACCGCGCTTGTCAGCGTCGCCAATGCCTATTTTCAGGTGCTTTCAGCACAGGACCGGCTTCGCACCGCCGAGCGCAATATCGCCAGCGCCTCGCGCATCCTCGACGCCATCAAGCAGCGGCTGCAGGCCGGCACCGGAACCGACCTCGATGTTGCCCAGCAGGAAAGCGTGCTCGCCAGCCAGCGCGCCGCGGTGCCGCCGCTGCGCCAGACGCTGGCGCTGAACATCAATGCGCTGGCGACGCTGGTGGCGCGGCCGCCGGAAAGCGTGCGCGTCACCGGCGGCTCACTGAACCGGATTGCGTCGCCGCGGGTGACGCCGGGCCTGCCATCGGAACTCTTGACGCAGCGGCCGGATATCAGGCGTCAGGAGGCGCAGCTTGCTTCCGCCACCGCCAATGTCGGCAACGCCCGCGCGCAGTTCTTTCCCAGTATCAAGTTGACGGGGGCGGGCGGATATCAGAGTTCGTCGCTGGTATCGCTGTTCCAGCCCCATGCCGCCTTCTTCAATGTCGTCGGCAGCCTGACACAGCCGATCTTCGACGGCGGACAGATTCTCGGCAATTTCGAACTCACCAAGGCGAGGCAGGACGAGCTGCTGCAGGCCTACCGCAAGACGGTGGTCTCGGCCTTCGCTGACGTCGACAACGCGCTGGTGTCGATCCGGCAGACCACCGAGAAGTTGCGGCTGCAGCGCGAGGTGTTGGCGGCCTCACGGCGGGCCTTTCAACTGTCCGAGCAGCAGCTGCGGGCAGGCACGGCGGACATCGTGACTGTGTTGAATACGCAATTGACGTTTTTCCAGGCGGAAGATTCGCTGTCGCAGGCCCAACTGGCCCGGATGCTGGCGATCGTCAGCCTGTATCAGGCGCTGGGGGGCGGCTGGGAGCCAAGGATGGAAAGGCCGGTTGATGCTCTTTAA
- a CDS encoding amino acid ABC transporter permease has protein sequence MSIEARAPPSQFLFRLQRALGGRAGWNGFVFQILFVAALLWIGFEIVANARANLQAQRITSGLGFLENTAGFDVSQSLIPYSGSDSYTRVFLVGLLNTLIVSVIGIFFATIIGFIVALGRLSPNWLLSRISGGYVELIRNLPLLFQILFWYRAVLATLPNPRQSYSILDSAFLSNRGLVIPKPIADPGLEPFALAVLIAIAAALGLRWYARKQLFESGKLIRIWPYVLGLLIGLPLLASLLFGRPVTFEFPALKGFNFAGGSRVIPEFVALTLALSTYTAAFIAEIVRAGILSVHKGQMEAGASLGLSRGSTLRLIVVPQALRVILPPLTNQYLNLTKNSSLAVAIGYPDLVSVFAGTALSQTGQAIEIISITMGVYLLISLVTSAIMSFYGWRLGRSAGP, from the coding sequence ATGTCCATCGAAGCCCGAGCGCCTCCGTCGCAGTTTCTTTTCAGGCTGCAACGCGCGCTCGGCGGTCGGGCGGGCTGGAACGGGTTTGTCTTTCAGATCCTGTTCGTCGCCGCGCTGCTGTGGATCGGCTTTGAAATCGTCGCCAATGCGCGTGCCAATTTGCAGGCGCAGCGGATCACATCCGGCCTCGGCTTCCTGGAGAATACGGCGGGCTTCGACGTCAGCCAGAGCCTGATTCCCTATTCCGGTTCCGACTCCTATACCCGCGTGTTCCTGGTCGGCCTGCTGAACACGCTGATCGTCTCGGTCATCGGCATCTTCTTTGCCACCATCATCGGGTTCATCGTCGCGCTGGGCCGGCTGTCGCCGAACTGGCTGCTGTCGCGGATTTCAGGCGGTTACGTCGAACTGATACGCAACCTGCCGCTCTTGTTCCAGATCCTGTTCTGGTACCGGGCCGTGCTGGCGACGCTGCCTAACCCGCGACAGAGCTACTCGATACTCGACAGCGCTTTTCTCAGTAACCGCGGGCTGGTGATTCCGAAGCCGATCGCCGATCCGGGCCTCGAGCCATTCGCGCTGGCGGTCCTGATCGCGATCGCCGCTGCGTTGGGCCTGCGGTGGTACGCGCGGAAGCAACTGTTCGAAAGCGGTAAACTGATCAGGATCTGGCCTTATGTGCTGGGATTGCTGATCGGTCTGCCCTTGCTGGCGTCGCTGTTGTTCGGCAGGCCCGTCACCTTCGAATTCCCCGCGCTCAAGGGCTTCAATTTCGCCGGCGGCTCGCGCGTCATTCCGGAGTTTGTCGCGCTGACGCTGGCGCTCTCGACCTACACGGCGGCCTTCATCGCCGAAATCGTTCGCGCCGGCATTCTGTCGGTTCACAAGGGGCAGATGGAAGCCGGTGCTTCGCTTGGTTTGTCGCGCGGATCGACCTTGCGGCTGATCGTGGTGCCGCAGGCGCTGCGCGTCATCCTGCCGCCGCTCACCAACCAGTATCTCAATCTCACCAAGAACTCGTCGCTGGCGGTGGCGATCGGCTATCCCGACCTGGTTTCGGTATTCGCCGGCACGGCGCTGAGCCAGACCGGGCAGGCGATCGAGATCATTTCGATTACGATGGGCGTCTATCTCCTGATCTCGCTGGTCACCAGCGCGATCATGAGCTTCTACGGATGGCGGCTCGGCCGGAGTGCCGGCCCATGA
- a CDS encoding amino acid ABC transporter permease, with product MSDISVSPFVRQELVPERSAPVKTTGFVGFLRTRLFNSPTNVLLTILGVLLLWFTIVPAVKFLLIDAIWTGKDRNACLAENAGHTVGACWPYIQAKFSQFIYGFYPEAERWRVNLTFFLAALLLLPLLIPRLPAKGLNAGLFFVAFPIVAFFLLHGGGLKGLGVSWTAGLLAGLGDSIGEGGRKLVSVGEAIAVIGPLLWLLGKLLMLLGTVISWLIWPLTWLRDQTQIFPRPVWADFVATAAIVSILLFLLNGGVRAGWRALVNSLAVFAGIGIVIALLGLDRGGLPVVDTRLWGGLLVTLVVSVTGIVTSMPVGIALALGRRSTIPLIRIFSIAFIEFWRGVPLITVLFFATYMLPLFLPGNFTVDGLVRALIGIALFAGAYQAEVIRGGLQAIPRGQGEAASALGLSWAKTTGLIVMPQALRHVIPGLVNSFIALFKDTSLVSIVALFDLLGSLQASFSDPVWSTPTTLFTGFAFTGMIYFVFCFGMSRYSLFVENRVNAHRRN from the coding sequence ATGAGCGATATCTCCGTTTCGCCGTTCGTTCGCCAGGAACTTGTCCCCGAGCGCTCTGCGCCGGTCAAGACCACTGGTTTTGTCGGTTTCCTGCGCACGCGCCTGTTCAATTCACCGACCAATGTTCTCCTGACCATTCTGGGCGTGCTGCTGCTCTGGTTCACCATCGTTCCGGCGGTGAAGTTTCTCCTGATCGATGCGATCTGGACCGGCAAGGATCGCAACGCCTGCCTTGCGGAAAATGCCGGACATACGGTTGGCGCCTGCTGGCCCTACATCCAGGCGAAATTCAGCCAGTTCATCTACGGTTTCTATCCGGAGGCCGAACGTTGGCGGGTGAACCTGACGTTTTTCCTGGCGGCGCTGTTGCTGTTGCCGCTGCTGATTCCGCGGCTGCCGGCCAAAGGCCTCAACGCCGGACTGTTCTTCGTCGCTTTCCCCATCGTTGCCTTCTTCCTGCTGCATGGCGGCGGCCTGAAGGGACTGGGCGTCAGCTGGACGGCAGGACTGCTGGCGGGATTGGGCGACAGCATCGGCGAGGGCGGCCGCAAGCTCGTCAGCGTGGGCGAGGCGATCGCGGTGATCGGCCCGCTGCTGTGGCTGCTCGGAAAGTTGCTGATGCTGCTCGGCACGGTGATTTCCTGGCTGATCTGGCCGCTGACCTGGCTTCGCGACCAGACTCAGATATTCCCACGGCCGGTATGGGCCGACTTCGTGGCCACCGCCGCGATCGTCTCGATTCTGTTGTTTCTGCTCAATGGCGGTGTCCGCGCTGGATGGCGGGCCCTCGTCAACAGTCTTGCGGTCTTTGCCGGCATCGGCATTGTCATCGCGTTGCTGGGCCTCGACCGCGGCGGCCTGCCGGTGGTCGATACGCGGCTGTGGGGCGGGCTTCTGGTGACGCTGGTGGTGTCGGTCACCGGCATCGTCACCTCGATGCCGGTCGGCATCGCGCTGGCGCTGGGGCGGCGCTCGACGATTCCGCTGATCCGGATCTTTTCGATCGCATTCATCGAGTTCTGGCGCGGCGTGCCGCTGATCACGGTGTTGTTTTTCGCCACCTACATGCTGCCTTTGTTCCTGCCAGGCAATTTTACGGTGGACGGTCTGGTCCGCGCCCTGATCGGTATCGCGCTGTTTGCCGGCGCCTACCAGGCCGAAGTTATCCGCGGCGGATTGCAGGCGATCCCGCGCGGGCAGGGGGAGGCTGCGAGCGCGCTCGGCCTGTCCTGGGCCAAGACCACCGGCCTGATCGTGATGCCGCAGGCGCTGCGCCACGTTATCCCCGGTCTCGTCAACAGTTTCATCGCCCTGTTCAAGGACACCTCGCTGGTCTCGATCGTGGCGCTGTTTGATCTGCTTGGCAGTCTGCAGGCTTCCTTCAGCGATCCGGTATGGTCGACGCCGACAACCCTGTTCACCGGGTTTGCCTTCACCGGAATGATCTACTTCGTCTTCTGTTTTGGCATGTCGCGCTATTCGCTGTTCGTCGAGAACAGGGTGAACGCGCATCGGCGCAATTGA
- a CDS encoding SAM-dependent methyltransferase, whose product MSALIPITPDNLEAVLADLPRVVRLALGFASRLRRGTLDITLPDGRTLRMGGMEPGPAAAMTLYNYGFASRLLNGGDIGIAEAYLQGEWDTPDLTQFLYLFCVNHDLIQQMLGDKPLMRFVQIARHWLNRNTRRQARRNIYAHYDIGNAFYSAWLDPSMTYSSALFEDDTPDLTAAQNNKYRRLAEAIDLKPGQKLLEIGCGWGGFAEYAAKTYGAKVVGLTISKEQRDFAEARIFKAGLSDKVEIRLQDYRDERDRYDRIASIEMIEAVGEQFWPKYFSQLRDRLLPGGLAGIQAITIQDSLFQAYRREVDFIQRYVFPGGMLPSPQVLKSLGERFGVPVIRERIFGQDYAKTLAIWRSNFRAAWPNLMPSGFDDRFRRLWEYYLAYCEAGFLSGNIDVRQVVFAKSP is encoded by the coding sequence ATGTCTGCGTTGATTCCTATTACTCCCGATAATCTGGAGGCGGTGCTTGCCGATTTGCCCCGCGTGGTCCGGCTGGCCCTGGGCTTCGCGTCAAGGCTGAGACGCGGCACACTCGACATCACGCTTCCCGACGGCCGCACGCTTCGGATGGGCGGCATGGAGCCGGGCCCGGCGGCGGCCATGACGTTGTACAATTACGGCTTCGCCTCGCGGCTGCTCAACGGCGGCGACATCGGGATCGCCGAAGCCTATCTGCAGGGGGAATGGGACACGCCCGATCTGACGCAGTTCCTCTATCTGTTCTGCGTCAATCACGATCTCATTCAGCAGATGCTCGGCGACAAGCCGCTGATGCGTTTTGTCCAGATCGCCCGGCACTGGCTCAACCGCAACACCAGGCGGCAGGCTCGCCGCAACATCTATGCGCATTACGACATCGGCAACGCGTTTTATTCGGCCTGGCTCGATCCGAGCATGACCTATTCCTCCGCATTGTTCGAGGACGACACCCCCGATCTGACGGCCGCGCAAAACAACAAATACCGCCGGCTCGCCGAGGCCATCGATCTGAAGCCCGGCCAGAAACTGCTGGAGATCGGCTGCGGCTGGGGCGGCTTTGCGGAATATGCCGCCAAGACGTACGGCGCCAAAGTGGTCGGGCTTACCATCAGCAAGGAGCAGCGCGATTTCGCGGAAGCGCGCATTTTCAAGGCCGGCCTCAGCGACAAGGTCGAGATCCGGCTGCAGGACTATCGCGACGAGCGCGACCGCTACGACCGGATCGCCTCGATCGAGATGATCGAGGCGGTCGGCGAGCAGTTCTGGCCGAAATATTTTTCACAGTTGCGCGACCGGCTGCTGCCCGGCGGCCTTGCCGGCATACAGGCCATCACCATTCAGGACAGCCTGTTCCAGGCCTATCGCCGCGAAGTCGACTTCATCCAGCGCTACGTTTTTCCGGGCGGCATGCTGCCCTCGCCGCAGGTGCTGAAATCGCTCGGCGAGCGCTTCGGCGTTCCCGTTATCCGCGAGCGCATTTTCGGGCAAGATTATGCCAAGACGCTCGCGATCTGGCGAAGCAATTTCCGCGCGGCCTGGCCGAACCTGATGCCTTCGGGGTTCGACGACCGGTTCCGGCGGCTGTGGGAATACTATCTCGCTTATTGCGAGGCCGGTTTCCTGTCGGGAAATATCGACGTGCGCCAGGTGGTGTTCGCCAAATCGCCCTAG
- a CDS encoding cysteine synthase A codes for MTINNDVVQAIGNTPLIKLRHASEATGCTILGKAEFMNPGQSVKDRAGKWMILEAEKRGDLKPGGLVVEATAGNTGIGLAVVASARGYRTLIVIPDTQSQEKKDMLRLCGAELVEVPALPFSNPNCYQHVGKRLAAQLRKTEPNGVLFGDQWNNLDNARAHYESTGPEIWRDTGGKIDGFICSVGTGGTLAGTSRYLKEKNEGITIACADPHGAAMYELFKNGTAKSTPGGSISEGIGLGRVTPVIETAKVDTAFLIPDEEWVPVIYDLLEHEGLCLGGSTGVNVAGAIRLARQLGPGKTIVTILCDSGNRYQSKLFNPEFMRSKNLPVPAWLEKHSKIDVPFE; via the coding sequence ATGACAATCAACAACGACGTCGTTCAGGCGATCGGTAACACGCCGCTCATCAAGCTCAGGCACGCCTCCGAGGCGACCGGCTGCACCATTCTCGGCAAGGCGGAATTCATGAACCCCGGCCAGTCGGTGAAGGACCGCGCCGGCAAATGGATGATCCTGGAAGCCGAGAAGCGCGGCGACCTCAAGCCCGGCGGCCTGGTGGTGGAAGCGACCGCCGGCAATACCGGCATCGGGCTTGCGGTGGTGGCGAGCGCGCGCGGTTACCGGACGCTGATCGTGATTCCGGATACGCAGAGCCAGGAAAAGAAGGACATGCTGCGGCTTTGCGGCGCCGAACTGGTCGAGGTGCCGGCGCTGCCCTTTTCCAATCCGAACTGTTACCAGCATGTCGGAAAGAGGCTGGCCGCACAGCTTCGTAAGACCGAACCGAACGGCGTGTTGTTCGGCGATCAATGGAACAACCTCGACAACGCCAGGGCGCATTATGAGTCAACCGGCCCGGAAATCTGGCGCGATACCGGCGGCAAGATCGACGGCTTTATCTGTTCGGTCGGGACTGGCGGCACGCTTGCCGGCACCAGCCGGTATTTGAAGGAAAAGAACGAGGGCATCACCATCGCCTGCGCCGACCCCCACGGTGCGGCAATGTATGAATTGTTCAAGAACGGCACCGCCAAATCGACGCCAGGCGGATCGATCTCCGAAGGCATTGGCCTTGGGCGCGTCACGCCCGTGATTGAAACCGCCAAAGTGGACACCGCCTTCCTCATTCCCGATGAAGAATGGGTTCCGGTGATCTACGACCTGCTCGAGCACGAGGGACTGTGCCTCGGCGGCTCCACCGGCGTCAACGTTGCCGGCGCCATCCGGCTCGCCAGGCAGCTCGGGCCCGGCAAAACCATCGTGACCATCCTGTGCGATTCCGGAAACCGCTATCAGTCGAAGCTGTTCAATCCGGAGTTCATGCGCTCGAAGAACCTGCCGGTGCCGGCATGGCTGGAGAAGCACAGCAAGATCGACGTGCCGTTCGAGTGA
- a CDS encoding efflux RND transporter periplasmic adaptor subunit produces the protein MLFKPDLDTAKAAGKGVAHSAGRRIVSIAITLVILGGLGYIGWTALQQKQAANNRGGMPRDLPVPVLAATPRIQDVPVYLDGVGSVRALNNVIVRAQVDGKLIAVNFVEGQDVKKGDVLGEIDPVIYKAQYDQAVAKKAQDEAQLANMRIDLARYQQLAASNAGSKQQADTQRAVVAQQEALVNADQAAIDNAQATLGYTKIIAPLSGRAGLRQVDQGNIIRASDVTGLVIITQLQPIAVQFSLPQQQIVRVNAASARGALTVDVFGNDGTTVIDSGTLKGIDNQVDPTTGTLKLKAEFPNANFQLWPGQFVNVRLKVETLAKAVVVPTSAVQRGPAGTFSYVIGADNIATAKPVVVTQQNETEAVIASGLSASDRVVTTGFANLSDGAKVFIGRSDQTPSVDLAPRKRTRTPQGTDTQSKDAKGGAQSGGGAKSQP, from the coding sequence ATGCTCTTTAAGCCGGATTTGGACACCGCGAAGGCTGCCGGCAAGGGTGTCGCGCACAGCGCGGGCCGCCGCATCGTGTCGATTGCGATTACGCTCGTGATACTCGGCGGCCTTGGCTACATCGGCTGGACAGCGCTGCAGCAGAAACAGGCCGCCAACAACCGTGGCGGCATGCCGCGCGACCTGCCGGTGCCGGTGCTGGCGGCGACCCCTCGCATCCAGGACGTGCCGGTCTATCTCGACGGAGTAGGCTCCGTCCGCGCGCTGAACAACGTGATCGTGCGTGCGCAGGTCGATGGCAAGCTGATCGCAGTTAATTTCGTCGAGGGACAGGACGTCAAGAAGGGCGACGTCCTCGGCGAGATCGATCCGGTGATCTACAAGGCGCAGTACGATCAGGCGGTCGCCAAGAAGGCGCAGGATGAAGCGCAGCTCGCCAATATGCGCATCGACCTCGCGCGCTATCAGCAATTGGCCGCCTCCAACGCCGGATCCAAGCAGCAGGCCGACACCCAGCGCGCCGTGGTCGCGCAGCAGGAAGCGCTGGTCAACGCCGACCAGGCCGCGATTGACAACGCCCAGGCGACACTCGGCTATACCAAGATCATCGCGCCATTGTCAGGCCGAGCCGGGCTGCGGCAGGTCGACCAGGGCAACATTATTCGCGCTTCCGACGTGACCGGTCTCGTCATCATCACCCAGTTGCAACCGATCGCTGTGCAGTTCAGCCTGCCGCAGCAGCAGATCGTGCGGGTCAACGCCGCCTCCGCCAGGGGCGCGCTGACCGTCGACGTGTTCGGCAACGACGGCACTACGGTGATCGACAGCGGTACCCTGAAAGGCATCGACAACCAGGTCGATCCGACCACCGGCACCCTCAAGCTCAAGGCCGAATTTCCCAATGCGAACTTCCAGCTTTGGCCGGGCCAGTTCGTCAATGTAAGGCTGAAGGTCGAAACGCTTGCGAAGGCGGTGGTGGTGCCGACCTCCGCCGTGCAGCGCGGCCCGGCAGGGACTTTCAGCTACGTCATCGGCGCGGACAATATCGCCACGGCGAAGCCCGTCGTGGTGACGCAGCAGAACGAAACCGAAGCCGTGATCGCGAGCGGGCTGTCGGCTTCCGATCGCGTGGTGACGACAGGCTTTGCCAATCTGTCCGATGGCGCCAAGGTCTTCATCGGCAGGTCCGATCAGACGCCGTCAGTCGATCTCGCCCCGCGCAAGCGAACCAGGACCCCGCAGGGCACGGACACTCAGAGCAAGGACGCAAAAGGGGGCGCACAGTCAGGCGGCGGAGCGAAGTCGCAGCCATGA
- a CDS encoding amino acid ABC transporter ATP-binding protein: MTANSIVSINGLNKWYGDFHVLRDINFEVAKGERIVICGPSGSGKSTLIRCINALEEFQEGEIVVDGIELGPNLKRVDEVRREVGMVFQSFNLFPHLTVLENCTLAPIWVRNIPKLDAEAAAMKYLERVKIPHQANKYPGQMSGGQQQRVAIARALTMSPKVMLFDEPTSALDPEMVKEVLDTMVDLANEGMTMLVVTHEMGFAREVANRIVFMDAGQIIESNTPASFFANPQHARTKLFLSQILR; encoded by the coding sequence ATGACCGCGAATTCGATCGTCAGCATCAACGGCCTCAACAAGTGGTACGGCGACTTTCACGTGCTGCGCGACATCAATTTCGAGGTCGCCAAGGGCGAGCGCATCGTGATCTGCGGCCCCTCGGGTTCGGGTAAATCGACGCTGATCCGCTGCATCAACGCGCTGGAGGAGTTCCAGGAAGGCGAGATCGTGGTCGACGGCATCGAACTGGGGCCGAACCTGAAGCGGGTCGACGAAGTCCGGCGCGAAGTCGGCATGGTGTTCCAGAGTTTCAATCTGTTTCCGCATCTGACCGTGCTGGAGAACTGCACGCTGGCGCCGATCTGGGTGCGCAACATCCCGAAGTTGGACGCCGAAGCCGCCGCGATGAAATATCTGGAGCGGGTGAAGATTCCGCACCAGGCCAACAAATATCCGGGCCAGATGTCCGGCGGTCAGCAGCAGCGCGTCGCCATCGCCCGCGCCTTGACCATGAGCCCGAAGGTGATGCTGTTCGACGAGCCGACCTCGGCGCTCGACCCCGAAATGGTCAAGGAAGTGCTCGACACCATGGTCGACCTCGCCAATGAGGGCATGACCATGCTGGTCGTCACCCACGAAATGGGATTTGCCCGCGAAGTCGCCAACCGCATCGTGTTCATGGACGCCGGGCAGATCATCGAGTCCAACACGCCGGCGAGCTTCTTCGCCAACCCACAGCACGCGCGGACCAAGCTGTTCCTCAGCCAGATTTTGCGGTGA